In Trifolium pratense cultivar HEN17-A07 linkage group LG7, ARS_RC_1.1, whole genome shotgun sequence, a genomic segment contains:
- the LOC123897841 gene encoding disease resistance protein RPV1-like isoform X1, with amino-acid sequence MICFIYLRHFLYARKDALLSLRTFVLQPFRALLSRLSFSNLRQGVEASNSSMDYNNYQSYKYDVFISFRGPDTRNTFVDHLYAHLTSKGIFAFKDDKRLEKGESLSPQLLQAIKNSRISIVVFSERYAESTWCLEEMATIAQCRKDLKQTVFPVFYDIDPSLVRKQTGVYENAFLSHMKKFKHDHNKVLRWSRAMVDLTEVVGWDVRNKPEFREIKNIVQEVIKLLGHKFSGFAEDLIGIQPRVEELESLLKLNSKDDEFRAIGIWGMAGIGKTTLASVLYDRVSYQFNASCFIENVSKIYKDGGATAVKKQILRQTIDEKNLETYSPSEISGIVHKRLRNRKFLVVLDNVDLLEQMEELTINPELLGKGSRMIITTRDMHILRVFGARLPISYDVYEVPLLNSNDARELFYRNAFKGEGPSSRCVKLTPEVLKYAQGLPLAVRVVGSFLCTRNADQWKDALSRLRKNPDNKVMEVLQVSFEGLHSEEKEIFLHIACFFKGEKEDYVKRILDACGLHPHIGIPSLIERSLITVINQEILMHEMLQDLGKKIVRQQFPFQPGSWSRLWLYDDFYSVMMTETGTNNVNAIILDQKVHISEHRRLRAEGLSIMRGLKILILYHTKFSGSLNFLSNSLQYLLWFSYPFASLPLNFEPYCLVELNMPCSSIQRLWDGHKDLPCLKRVDLSNSKLLVETPNFAGSRRLERLDFTGCVNLSYVHPSIGLLEKLAFLSLEGCSSLVRLVLDGDTVFNLYSLKVLHLSGCSKLETIPDFTRVSNLEYLDIDQCASLSTIDHSFGDLLQLKFLSLRHCTNLVSILKILNSMPSLVTIDLCGCLKLENLPLFANTSFSEESTDIIFATAENIDLSISSLNLNFLIFLDLSFCNLSIVPDAIGYLWHLERLNLEGNNFVSLPSSIGRLSSLAYLNLAHCSRLQYLPELQDCATSTSGGRYFKMVSGSHDHRSGFYFFNCPLLEIAEGHKLALSWLRKLLKSPCHFRCGLDIVVPGNTIPQWLPHQFTANSRIRITDCVNEFDNWLGFSFCVTFVEFHSTTSGSYYPFSSQLPYPLYLSFESEQMEETFDIPIRLDRNDVDGSDAEYLWLIYISRSHCHFVTTGAQITFKARPGLVITQWGLRMVMEHDIIDPFDLWINGVHKQEYLGLDHVHESSSSSRPEIQFPYNWYEAVEEIKPKVQLRYNWHVTEDEEIENREVNVKQSHLSDMGLTTADDYQDLPQKSLQ; translated from the exons ATGCTTTACTCTCACTGAGAACCTTTGTCCTGCAACCGTTTCGTGCCCTGTTGAGTCGTTTGTCGTTTTCCAATTTGAGGCAAGGAGTTGAAGCTTCCAATTCCTCCATGGACTATAATAACTATCAAAGCTATAAATATGATGTGTTCATCAGTTTTAGAGGTCCTGACACCCGCAATACTTTTGTTGATCATCTTTATGCTCATCTAACTTCAAAGGGTATTTTTGCCTTCAAGGATGATAAAAGGCTTGAGAAAGGGGAATCCCTTTCGCCGCAGCTTCTGCAAGCAATTAAAAATTCTCGGATTTCTATAGTTGTTTTCTCTGAAAGATATGCTGAGTCAACATGGTGTTTGGAAGAAATGGCTACTATTGCTCAATGTCGTAAAGATTTGAAACAGACTGTTTTCCCTGTTTTTTATGATATCGATCCATCTCTTGTACGAAAACAGACTGGGGTGTATGAGAATGCTTTtctttcacacatgaaaaaattcaaacatgaTCATAATAAAGTTTTGAGATGGTCGAGAGCTATGGTTGATTTAACTGAAGTAGTTGGTTGGGATGTTAGGAACAA GCCAGAGTTTCGagagattaaaaatattgttcaGGAGGTAATAAAATTATTGGGTCATAAGTTCTCAGGGTTTGCTGAGGACCTTATTGGGATACAACCACGAGTAGAAGAATTAGAAAGCCTtctgaaattaaactcaaagGATGATGAATTTCGAGCTATAGGTATTTGGGGGATGGCTGGAATTGGAAAGACAACTCTTGCTTCCGTCTTGTATGATAGAGTCTCCTATCAGTTTAATGCAAGCTGTTTTATTGAGAATGTAAGCAAAATCTATAAAGACGGTGGTGCTACTGCTGTAAAGAAACAAATCCTTCGGCAAACCATAGATGAGAAAAACCTAGAGACATACAGCCCTTCTGAAATATCTGGAATCGTACATAAAAGACTTCGCAACAGGAAGTTTCTTGTAGTTCTTGACAATGTAGATCTATTAGAGCAGATGGAAGAGTTGACTATAAATCCTGAGTTGCTTGGTAAAGGAAGTAGAATGATCATTACAACCAGGGATATGCATATTCTAAGAGTGTTTGGAGCACGGTTACCAATATCATATGATGTGTATGAGGTTCCACTATTGAATAGTAATGACGCTCGCGAACTTTTTTATAGAAATGCTTTCAAAGGTGAGGGTCCCTCGAGCAGATGTGTGAAGCTGACTCCTGAGGTACTAAAATATGCTCAAGGTCTTCCATTAGCAGTTCGAGTAGTGGGTTCTTTCTTGTGTACTCGAAATGCTGACCAATGGAAAGATGCTTTGAGCAGATTGAGGAAAAATCCAGACAACAAAGTTATGGAAGTGCTTCAGGTAAGTTTTGAGGGATTGCATtctgaagaaaaagaaatatttctGCACATTGCTTGTTTCTTTAAAGGAGAGAAGGAAGATTATGTGAAGCGAATTCTAGATGCTTGTGGGTTGCACCCTCACATTGGAATTCCAAGTTTGATTGAGAGGTCACTCATAACCGTTATAAATCAAGAAATTCTTATGCATGAAATGTTGCAAGACTTGGGGAAGAAAATTGTTCGGCAACAATTTCCTTTCCAACCTGGATCATGGAGTAGATTGTGGCTGTATGACGATTTTTACTCTGTCATGATGACAGAAACG GGAACAAACAATGTTAATGCCATAATTCTAGACCAAAAAGTGCATATCTCTGAACATCGTCGGTTGAGGGCTGAAGGATTGTCAATAATGAGGGGACTTAAAATTCTTATATTGTATCATACAAAATTTTCAGGAAGTCTCAATTTCCTTTCTAACAGCTTGCAGTATCTTCTGTGGTTTAGTTACCCTTTTGCTTCTTTGCCATTAAATTTTGAGCCTTATTGTCTTGTTGAATTGAACATGCCTTGTAGCAGCATCCAGCGACTTTGGGACGGTCACAAG GATCTCCCTTGTTTGAAAAGGGTGGATCTGAGCAACTCCAAATTACTTGTAGAGACTCCAAATTTTGCTGGAAGCCGAAGACTTGAGCGACTAGATTTTACAGGATGCGTAAACCTGTCGTATGTCCATCCGTCCATTGGACTTCTTGAAAAACTTGCTTTCTTGAGTTTGGAAGGCTGCAGCAGTTTGGTCAGGCTAGTTCTTGATGGTGACACTGTATTTAACTTATATTCTCTCAAAGTTCTGCACCTCTCTGGCTGCTCAAAACTCGAAACCATACCAGATTTTACCAGGGTCTCAAATCTGGAGTATCTTGATATTGATCAATGTGCGAGTTTATCAACAATTGATCATTCTTTTGGGGATCTTCTACAACTTAAATTCTTGAGCTTAAGACACTGCACGAATCTTGTCAGTATACTCAAAATCTTAAATTCTATGCCTTCTCTTGTAACTATAGATTTATGTGGCTGCTTAAAACTAGAGAATCTACCCTTGTTTGCAAACACCTCGTTCTCTGAAGAAAGTACTGACATCATATTTGCAACTGCAGAAAATATTGATCTCTCTATATCTTCTTTAAATCtgaattttttgatttttttggacCTGAGCTTCTGCAATCTAAGTATAGTCCCTGATGCTATTGGATATCTATGGCATTTAGAAAGGCTAAATCTTGAAGGAAACAACTTTGTTTCCCTACCATCTTCAATAGGGAGGCTTTCCAGTCTAGCATATTTAAACTTGGCGCATTGCAGCAGGCTTCAATATTTGCCGGAGCTCCAAGACTGTGCTACTTCTACATCTGGGGGAAGGTATTTCAAAATGGTATCCGGATCTCACGATCATAGGTcaggattttattttttcaactgCCCCCTCTTGGAGATTGCAGAAGGTCATAAGTTGGCACTTTCGTGGCTTAGGAAATTACTTAAG AGTCCTTGTCATTTCCGGTGTGGCCTTGACATTGTTGTTCCCGGTAACACAATTCCACAATGGTTACCTCATCAATTTACGGCAAATTCAAGAATAAGGATAACAGACTGTGTTAATGAGTTTGACAATTGGCTTGGCTTTTCCTTTTGTGTGACATTTGTAGAATTTCATTCAacaacttctggttcatattatCCATTTTCATCACAACTTCCATATCCTCTTTATCTTTCTTTCGAAAGTGAACAAATGGAAGAAACCTTTGATATACCAATTCGGTTAGACCGAAACGATGTTGATGGCTCAGATGCAGAATATTTATGGCTAATCTATATCTCTAGGTCCCACTGCCATTTTGTGACTACAGGAGCACAAATCACGTTTAAAGCTCGCCCAGGTTTGGTGATAACACAATGGGGATTGCGCATGGTTATGGAGCATGATATTATCGATCCATTTGATTTGTGGATAAATGGAGTTCATAAACAAGAATATCTTGGCCTAGATCATGTACATGaaagcagcagcagcagcaggcCTGAAATCCAATTTCCTTATAATTGGTATGAAGCTGTGGAAGAGATAAAGCCTAAAGTCCAGCTTCGTTATAACTGGCATGTTACTGAGGATGAGGAAATCGAGAATAGGGAAGTGAATGTTAAACAAAGTCATCTCTCGGATATGGGCCTTACCACAGCCGATGATTATCAGGACTTACCTCAAAAGTCTCTT caaTGA
- the LOC123897841 gene encoding disease resistance protein RPV1-like isoform X2 gives MDSNTNISDALLSLRTFVLQPFRALLSRLSFSNLRQGVEASNSSMDYNNYQSYKYDVFISFRGPDTRNTFVDHLYAHLTSKGIFAFKDDKRLEKGESLSPQLLQAIKNSRISIVVFSERYAESTWCLEEMATIAQCRKDLKQTVFPVFYDIDPSLVRKQTGVYENAFLSHMKKFKHDHNKVLRWSRAMVDLTEVVGWDVRNKPEFREIKNIVQEVIKLLGHKFSGFAEDLIGIQPRVEELESLLKLNSKDDEFRAIGIWGMAGIGKTTLASVLYDRVSYQFNASCFIENVSKIYKDGGATAVKKQILRQTIDEKNLETYSPSEISGIVHKRLRNRKFLVVLDNVDLLEQMEELTINPELLGKGSRMIITTRDMHILRVFGARLPISYDVYEVPLLNSNDARELFYRNAFKGEGPSSRCVKLTPEVLKYAQGLPLAVRVVGSFLCTRNADQWKDALSRLRKNPDNKVMEVLQVSFEGLHSEEKEIFLHIACFFKGEKEDYVKRILDACGLHPHIGIPSLIERSLITVINQEILMHEMLQDLGKKIVRQQFPFQPGSWSRLWLYDDFYSVMMTETGTNNVNAIILDQKVHISEHRRLRAEGLSIMRGLKILILYHTKFSGSLNFLSNSLQYLLWFSYPFASLPLNFEPYCLVELNMPCSSIQRLWDGHKDLPCLKRVDLSNSKLLVETPNFAGSRRLERLDFTGCVNLSYVHPSIGLLEKLAFLSLEGCSSLVRLVLDGDTVFNLYSLKVLHLSGCSKLETIPDFTRVSNLEYLDIDQCASLSTIDHSFGDLLQLKFLSLRHCTNLVSILKILNSMPSLVTIDLCGCLKLENLPLFANTSFSEESTDIIFATAENIDLSISSLNLNFLIFLDLSFCNLSIVPDAIGYLWHLERLNLEGNNFVSLPSSIGRLSSLAYLNLAHCSRLQYLPELQDCATSTSGGRYFKMVSGSHDHRSGFYFFNCPLLEIAEGHKLALSWLRKLLKSPCHFRCGLDIVVPGNTIPQWLPHQFTANSRIRITDCVNEFDNWLGFSFCVTFVEFHSTTSGSYYPFSSQLPYPLYLSFESEQMEETFDIPIRLDRNDVDGSDAEYLWLIYISRSHCHFVTTGAQITFKARPGLVITQWGLRMVMEHDIIDPFDLWINGVHKQEYLGLDHVHESSSSSRPEIQFPYNWYEAVEEIKPKVQLRYNWHVTEDEEIENREVNVKQSHLSDMGLTTADDYQDLPQKSLQ, from the exons ATGGATTCAAACACCAATATTTCAG ATGCTTTACTCTCACTGAGAACCTTTGTCCTGCAACCGTTTCGTGCCCTGTTGAGTCGTTTGTCGTTTTCCAATTTGAGGCAAGGAGTTGAAGCTTCCAATTCCTCCATGGACTATAATAACTATCAAAGCTATAAATATGATGTGTTCATCAGTTTTAGAGGTCCTGACACCCGCAATACTTTTGTTGATCATCTTTATGCTCATCTAACTTCAAAGGGTATTTTTGCCTTCAAGGATGATAAAAGGCTTGAGAAAGGGGAATCCCTTTCGCCGCAGCTTCTGCAAGCAATTAAAAATTCTCGGATTTCTATAGTTGTTTTCTCTGAAAGATATGCTGAGTCAACATGGTGTTTGGAAGAAATGGCTACTATTGCTCAATGTCGTAAAGATTTGAAACAGACTGTTTTCCCTGTTTTTTATGATATCGATCCATCTCTTGTACGAAAACAGACTGGGGTGTATGAGAATGCTTTtctttcacacatgaaaaaattcaaacatgaTCATAATAAAGTTTTGAGATGGTCGAGAGCTATGGTTGATTTAACTGAAGTAGTTGGTTGGGATGTTAGGAACAA GCCAGAGTTTCGagagattaaaaatattgttcaGGAGGTAATAAAATTATTGGGTCATAAGTTCTCAGGGTTTGCTGAGGACCTTATTGGGATACAACCACGAGTAGAAGAATTAGAAAGCCTtctgaaattaaactcaaagGATGATGAATTTCGAGCTATAGGTATTTGGGGGATGGCTGGAATTGGAAAGACAACTCTTGCTTCCGTCTTGTATGATAGAGTCTCCTATCAGTTTAATGCAAGCTGTTTTATTGAGAATGTAAGCAAAATCTATAAAGACGGTGGTGCTACTGCTGTAAAGAAACAAATCCTTCGGCAAACCATAGATGAGAAAAACCTAGAGACATACAGCCCTTCTGAAATATCTGGAATCGTACATAAAAGACTTCGCAACAGGAAGTTTCTTGTAGTTCTTGACAATGTAGATCTATTAGAGCAGATGGAAGAGTTGACTATAAATCCTGAGTTGCTTGGTAAAGGAAGTAGAATGATCATTACAACCAGGGATATGCATATTCTAAGAGTGTTTGGAGCACGGTTACCAATATCATATGATGTGTATGAGGTTCCACTATTGAATAGTAATGACGCTCGCGAACTTTTTTATAGAAATGCTTTCAAAGGTGAGGGTCCCTCGAGCAGATGTGTGAAGCTGACTCCTGAGGTACTAAAATATGCTCAAGGTCTTCCATTAGCAGTTCGAGTAGTGGGTTCTTTCTTGTGTACTCGAAATGCTGACCAATGGAAAGATGCTTTGAGCAGATTGAGGAAAAATCCAGACAACAAAGTTATGGAAGTGCTTCAGGTAAGTTTTGAGGGATTGCATtctgaagaaaaagaaatatttctGCACATTGCTTGTTTCTTTAAAGGAGAGAAGGAAGATTATGTGAAGCGAATTCTAGATGCTTGTGGGTTGCACCCTCACATTGGAATTCCAAGTTTGATTGAGAGGTCACTCATAACCGTTATAAATCAAGAAATTCTTATGCATGAAATGTTGCAAGACTTGGGGAAGAAAATTGTTCGGCAACAATTTCCTTTCCAACCTGGATCATGGAGTAGATTGTGGCTGTATGACGATTTTTACTCTGTCATGATGACAGAAACG GGAACAAACAATGTTAATGCCATAATTCTAGACCAAAAAGTGCATATCTCTGAACATCGTCGGTTGAGGGCTGAAGGATTGTCAATAATGAGGGGACTTAAAATTCTTATATTGTATCATACAAAATTTTCAGGAAGTCTCAATTTCCTTTCTAACAGCTTGCAGTATCTTCTGTGGTTTAGTTACCCTTTTGCTTCTTTGCCATTAAATTTTGAGCCTTATTGTCTTGTTGAATTGAACATGCCTTGTAGCAGCATCCAGCGACTTTGGGACGGTCACAAG GATCTCCCTTGTTTGAAAAGGGTGGATCTGAGCAACTCCAAATTACTTGTAGAGACTCCAAATTTTGCTGGAAGCCGAAGACTTGAGCGACTAGATTTTACAGGATGCGTAAACCTGTCGTATGTCCATCCGTCCATTGGACTTCTTGAAAAACTTGCTTTCTTGAGTTTGGAAGGCTGCAGCAGTTTGGTCAGGCTAGTTCTTGATGGTGACACTGTATTTAACTTATATTCTCTCAAAGTTCTGCACCTCTCTGGCTGCTCAAAACTCGAAACCATACCAGATTTTACCAGGGTCTCAAATCTGGAGTATCTTGATATTGATCAATGTGCGAGTTTATCAACAATTGATCATTCTTTTGGGGATCTTCTACAACTTAAATTCTTGAGCTTAAGACACTGCACGAATCTTGTCAGTATACTCAAAATCTTAAATTCTATGCCTTCTCTTGTAACTATAGATTTATGTGGCTGCTTAAAACTAGAGAATCTACCCTTGTTTGCAAACACCTCGTTCTCTGAAGAAAGTACTGACATCATATTTGCAACTGCAGAAAATATTGATCTCTCTATATCTTCTTTAAATCtgaattttttgatttttttggacCTGAGCTTCTGCAATCTAAGTATAGTCCCTGATGCTATTGGATATCTATGGCATTTAGAAAGGCTAAATCTTGAAGGAAACAACTTTGTTTCCCTACCATCTTCAATAGGGAGGCTTTCCAGTCTAGCATATTTAAACTTGGCGCATTGCAGCAGGCTTCAATATTTGCCGGAGCTCCAAGACTGTGCTACTTCTACATCTGGGGGAAGGTATTTCAAAATGGTATCCGGATCTCACGATCATAGGTcaggattttattttttcaactgCCCCCTCTTGGAGATTGCAGAAGGTCATAAGTTGGCACTTTCGTGGCTTAGGAAATTACTTAAG AGTCCTTGTCATTTCCGGTGTGGCCTTGACATTGTTGTTCCCGGTAACACAATTCCACAATGGTTACCTCATCAATTTACGGCAAATTCAAGAATAAGGATAACAGACTGTGTTAATGAGTTTGACAATTGGCTTGGCTTTTCCTTTTGTGTGACATTTGTAGAATTTCATTCAacaacttctggttcatattatCCATTTTCATCACAACTTCCATATCCTCTTTATCTTTCTTTCGAAAGTGAACAAATGGAAGAAACCTTTGATATACCAATTCGGTTAGACCGAAACGATGTTGATGGCTCAGATGCAGAATATTTATGGCTAATCTATATCTCTAGGTCCCACTGCCATTTTGTGACTACAGGAGCACAAATCACGTTTAAAGCTCGCCCAGGTTTGGTGATAACACAATGGGGATTGCGCATGGTTATGGAGCATGATATTATCGATCCATTTGATTTGTGGATAAATGGAGTTCATAAACAAGAATATCTTGGCCTAGATCATGTACATGaaagcagcagcagcagcaggcCTGAAATCCAATTTCCTTATAATTGGTATGAAGCTGTGGAAGAGATAAAGCCTAAAGTCCAGCTTCGTTATAACTGGCATGTTACTGAGGATGAGGAAATCGAGAATAGGGAAGTGAATGTTAAACAAAGTCATCTCTCGGATATGGGCCTTACCACAGCCGATGATTATCAGGACTTACCTCAAAAGTCTCTT caaTGA